One Tachypleus tridentatus isolate NWPU-2018 chromosome 3, ASM421037v1, whole genome shotgun sequence DNA window includes the following coding sequences:
- the LOC143246415 gene encoding 10 kDa heat shock protein, mitochondrial-like, whose translation MAAPGKRLIPLLNRVLVERFTAEMKTKGGIMIPETAQTKVQSATVVAVGPGRQNEKGELIPVSLKVGDKVLLPEWGGTKLEIEEKEYHLFQDSDILGKWES comes from the exons ATG GCTGCCCCTGGAAAACGTCTTATTCCTCTCCTAAACAGAGTTCTGGTTGAGAGATTTACagcagaaatgaaaacaaaaggagGAATAATGATTCCTGAAACAGCTCAAACTAAGGTTCAGAGTGCGACAGTAGTAGCTGTAGGCCCTGGGCGTCAAAATGAG AAAGGGGAGCTAATTCCTGTGAGTTTGAAAGTTGGAGACAAAGTATTGTTACCAGAATGGGGAGGTACAAAACTAGAAATTGAAGAAAAG gaataTCACCTTTTTCAGGATAGTGACATCCTTGGAAAGTGggaaagttga